From a single Planctellipticum variicoloris genomic region:
- a CDS encoding DUF447 domain-containing protein — protein MSYNDGMIVEGIVTSLSASGAINVAPMGPIVDDDFQTLLLRPFKTSQTYRNLKEHPWGVFHVVDDVLLIARAALDRLPETPATSPAAKIPGQVLADCCRWYEFEVASLDDSADRTEIEARVVHAGRVRDMFGLNRARHAVLEATILATRLHLLPESEIRERLAALRSPVEKTAGPREFEAWGLVIDVVEDWYRRHPATGATAPTET, from the coding sequence ATGTCGTACAACGATGGCATGATTGTCGAAGGAATCGTCACCAGTCTGTCGGCGAGCGGCGCGATCAATGTCGCGCCGATGGGACCGATTGTCGATGACGACTTTCAAACGCTGTTGTTGCGGCCCTTCAAGACGTCGCAGACCTATCGCAATCTGAAGGAACACCCCTGGGGCGTCTTTCACGTCGTCGACGACGTGCTGCTGATCGCCCGGGCGGCTCTCGATCGCCTGCCGGAAACGCCAGCCACCAGCCCCGCCGCGAAGATCCCCGGCCAGGTGCTGGCCGATTGCTGTCGCTGGTATGAATTTGAAGTCGCGTCGCTCGACGATTCGGCCGACCGGACCGAGATCGAAGCCCGCGTCGTGCATGCCGGGCGCGTCCGCGACATGTTCGGCCTGAACCGGGCCAGACATGCGGTGCTGGAGGCCACCATCCTGGCGACCCGCCTGCACCTGCTCCCCGAGTCGGAGATCCGCGAACGACTGGCGGCTTTGCGCAGTCCGGTCGAGAAAACCGCCGGGCCGCGCGAGTTTGAAGCCTGGGGGCTGGTCATCGACGTCGTCGAGGACTGGTATCGCCGCCACCCGGCGACGGGCGCCACCGCGCCGACCGAGACTTGA
- a CDS encoding S41 family peptidase, producing MLMRRVWSWVLAVAVSVAVGAGSASAAEDEDYYELMKLFVDTFEQIDRNYVKEVDRKELVEAAMRGMLNKLDPYSSYFDNKELKEFNEQVEQEFGGIGIQVSLDPKGRQLMVLSPIPGTPAYKAGIKAGDRIVEIDGKATAEFGEGKEMDTAVKMMRGTPGSPVKVTVVHEGSEEPTTLELLRAVIKTPTVLGDHFDSSGEWSYFIEGADKIGYIRLTHFSRNSAAEVEDALKSLQKQGMKALILDLRFNPGGLLTSATAISDLFVEDGVIVSTKGRNTDEQVATATKEGTYTGFPMVVLVNRYSASASEIVSACLQDHKRALVVGERTWGKGSVQNVIELDGGQSALKLTTASYHRPSGKNIHRFPNSKETDEWGVMPDEGYLVKFSTEDMQKYLEYRRQRDILGGERSEKPVEFTDLQVAKGIEWLKAELAKADEKKTESPEKTAEEKKDEKKDSAPKGQDEPKGGASVEFFRQLPWRPAHRG from the coding sequence ATGCTCATGCGTCGCGTCTGGTCGTGGGTTCTGGCGGTCGCAGTGTCGGTCGCGGTCGGAGCCGGTTCGGCATCCGCTGCTGAAGACGAAGATTACTACGAGCTGATGAAGCTCTTCGTCGACACCTTCGAGCAGATCGATCGCAACTATGTGAAGGAAGTCGACCGGAAGGAGCTGGTGGAGGCCGCGATGCGCGGCATGCTCAACAAGCTCGACCCGTATTCCTCCTACTTCGACAACAAGGAGCTGAAGGAGTTCAACGAGCAGGTCGAGCAGGAATTCGGCGGTATCGGCATTCAGGTTTCGCTCGACCCCAAGGGGCGCCAGTTGATGGTGCTGTCCCCGATTCCCGGCACGCCGGCATACAAGGCGGGAATCAAGGCGGGCGACCGGATCGTCGAGATCGACGGGAAAGCCACGGCCGAGTTCGGCGAGGGCAAAGAGATGGATACCGCCGTCAAGATGATGCGCGGAACCCCGGGATCTCCGGTGAAAGTCACCGTCGTGCACGAGGGGAGCGAAGAGCCGACAACGCTCGAACTGCTGCGTGCCGTCATTAAAACTCCGACGGTGCTGGGAGACCATTTTGACTCCAGCGGCGAATGGTCCTACTTCATCGAAGGGGCGGACAAGATCGGTTACATCCGCCTGACGCACTTCAGCCGGAACAGCGCCGCCGAAGTGGAAGACGCCCTGAAGTCTCTGCAGAAGCAGGGGATGAAGGCGTTGATCCTGGATCTGCGATTCAATCCGGGCGGCCTGCTGACGTCGGCCACAGCGATCTCCGATCTGTTTGTCGAGGACGGAGTGATTGTCAGCACCAAGGGTCGGAATACCGACGAGCAGGTGGCGACGGCGACAAAAGAGGGGACCTACACCGGCTTCCCGATGGTCGTGCTGGTCAACCGCTACAGCGCCTCCGCCAGCGAGATCGTCAGCGCGTGCCTGCAGGATCACAAACGGGCGCTCGTTGTCGGTGAGCGAACCTGGGGCAAGGGGAGCGTGCAGAATGTGATCGAACTGGATGGCGGCCAGAGCGCCCTGAAGCTGACGACCGCCAGCTATCACCGGCCGAGCGGCAAGAACATTCACCGCTTCCCGAATTCCAAAGAGACGGACGAATGGGGCGTGATGCCCGATGAAGGATACCTCGTCAAGTTCTCAACGGAGGACATGCAGAAGTACCTGGAGTACCGTCGTCAGCGCGACATTCTCGGCGGGGAGCGTTCCGAGAAGCCGGTCGAGTTTACCGACCTGCAGGTCGCCAAGGGAATTGAATGGCTGAAAGCGGAGCTGGCGAAGGCCGACGAGAAAAAGACCGAGTCGCCAGAGAAGACCGCCGAGGAAAAGAAGGACGAGAAGAAGGATTCCGCACCGAAGGGTCAGGACGAACCCAAAGGGGGGGCTTCGGTCGAGTTCTTCCGACAGCTCCCCTGGCGGCCGGCCCACCGGGGCTGA
- the tsaD gene encoding tRNA (adenosine(37)-N6)-threonylcarbamoyltransferase complex transferase subunit TsaD — MSDSASHSKELLLAIESSCDETAAAVIDSNRRILSSVISTQHELHERFGGVVPEIASRAHVERILPVIDETLRQAGVTLQQIGAVAVATQPGLVGSLLVGLTAAKTLACVLDVPLLAIDHIAAHLYACRIAAGRDVFPAVGLVVSGGHSNLYDCASPVDFELLGSTIDDAAGEAFDKVAQILGLGYPGGPLIEQAARDGDPAAIPFPRAFLNEDRLEFSFSGLKTAVKYAAHGTPGARALPPELTPRRIADLAASFQTAVVDVLVGKTEQALRQTGRARLLVGGGVAANAVLRGRLEDMATRRRIELHIAARELCTDNAAMGALGWELWERGRFSPLDLDVTPGLVRKRSSASS, encoded by the coding sequence ATGTCTGATTCCGCGTCTCATTCCAAGGAGCTGCTGCTCGCGATCGAATCGTCCTGCGACGAGACCGCAGCCGCCGTCATCGACTCGAATCGGCGAATTCTGTCGAGCGTCATCTCGACGCAGCACGAATTGCACGAACGATTCGGCGGCGTGGTGCCCGAAATCGCCTCCCGCGCCCACGTCGAGCGCATTCTGCCCGTGATCGACGAGACGCTGCGGCAGGCGGGAGTCACCCTGCAACAGATCGGCGCGGTCGCCGTCGCGACGCAGCCGGGCCTGGTCGGCTCCCTGCTGGTCGGGCTCACTGCGGCCAAAACGCTCGCCTGCGTGCTCGATGTTCCGTTGCTGGCCATCGATCATATTGCGGCGCATCTTTACGCCTGTCGGATTGCCGCCGGGCGCGATGTGTTTCCCGCAGTCGGCCTGGTCGTCAGCGGCGGGCACTCGAATCTGTACGACTGCGCCTCGCCGGTGGATTTCGAACTGCTCGGTTCGACCATCGACGACGCCGCGGGCGAGGCGTTTGACAAAGTCGCGCAGATCCTGGGACTGGGCTATCCGGGCGGCCCCTTGATCGAGCAGGCGGCACGGGACGGCGATCCGGCGGCGATTCCGTTCCCGCGGGCGTTTCTCAACGAAGATCGCCTGGAATTCAGCTTCAGCGGCCTGAAGACGGCGGTCAAATACGCCGCCCATGGAACTCCCGGAGCGCGTGCTCTGCCTCCGGAACTGACGCCGCGCCGAATCGCCGACCTCGCGGCAAGTTTTCAAACCGCCGTCGTCGACGTGCTCGTCGGCAAGACCGAGCAGGCATTGAGACAGACGGGGCGAGCGCGATTGCTGGTCGGCGGTGGCGTGGCGGCTAATGCTGTTCTGCGCGGCCGTCTCGAAGACATGGCGACTCGCCGCCGCATCGAACTGCACATCGCGGCCCGGGAACTCTGCACGGACAACGCGGCGATGGGGGCGCTGGGCTGGGAGCTGTGGGAACGAGGCCGATTCTCGCCGCTCGATCTCGACGTGACGCCGGGACTGGTCCGCAAGCGTTCGTCGGCGTCCTCGTAG
- the cysS gene encoding cysteine--tRNA ligase, with protein MALRVYNTLSRQKEDFKTVTPGKVTMYLCGPTVYKPAHIGHMVGPVIFDTVKKYLVYSGYDVSFVVNITDVDDKLINKAAEKGMTVDALAKQMTEDYFDNLKLMGVDSIDHFPFATQHIQDMQEIIQSLIDKGYAYPLDGDVYFRCTKDEDYGKLSHRSIDEMLAGTRAETRDAKEHPADFALWKGSKPGEPAWDSPWGPGRPGWHIECSAMSRKLLGDSIDIHGGGLDLMFPHHENELAQSESCTGKTFATYWMHNGLMQASGQAGKVGGGHDRHGDAAAAQIAGKLAGSAGAESVKTAVFAHHHPETVRFFLLATHYRSPIDFSLERIAETGKSLDGFFRLFETYERISGKSFYSLEAPEKRSGTTPLPESAGELQPFFDELKSLRDRYLEAMDDDFNTGGAVGVLFELRRVLNAFIGDQKLEAPGADPAKIAALTTGLTLLKELAAILGVFRQPRETAGSGVDDALLDGLMQLIIQIRADARKNKNFAVADLVRNKLAELKITLEDQKERTLWRRG; from the coding sequence ATGGCCCTCCGCGTCTACAACACCCTCTCCCGCCAGAAAGAAGACTTCAAGACCGTCACACCCGGCAAGGTAACCATGTACCTCTGCGGGCCGACCGTCTACAAGCCCGCCCACATCGGCCACATGGTCGGACCGGTCATCTTTGACACCGTCAAGAAGTACCTCGTCTACAGCGGCTATGACGTCTCCTTCGTCGTCAACATCACCGACGTCGACGACAAACTGATCAACAAGGCGGCCGAGAAGGGGATGACCGTCGACGCCCTCGCGAAGCAGATGACCGAGGACTATTTCGACAACCTGAAGCTGATGGGGGTCGACAGCATCGACCACTTCCCGTTTGCGACGCAGCACATCCAGGACATGCAGGAGATCATTCAGTCGCTGATCGACAAAGGCTACGCCTACCCGCTCGACGGCGACGTCTACTTCCGCTGCACTAAGGACGAAGACTACGGCAAGCTCAGCCATCGCAGCATCGACGAAATGCTCGCCGGCACCCGGGCCGAGACCCGCGACGCCAAGGAGCACCCCGCCGACTTCGCCCTCTGGAAGGGCTCCAAGCCGGGCGAGCCCGCCTGGGACAGCCCCTGGGGCCCCGGCCGGCCCGGCTGGCACATCGAGTGCTCCGCCATGAGCCGCAAGCTGCTCGGTGATTCGATCGACATCCACGGCGGCGGTCTGGACCTGATGTTCCCCCACCACGAAAACGAACTCGCCCAGTCGGAATCGTGCACCGGAAAAACCTTCGCCACCTACTGGATGCACAACGGCCTGATGCAGGCCAGCGGGCAGGCGGGCAAGGTCGGCGGCGGTCACGACCGCCACGGCGACGCCGCGGCCGCCCAGATCGCCGGCAAACTCGCGGGCTCTGCCGGGGCCGAGTCGGTCAAAACGGCCGTCTTCGCCCATCACCACCCGGAAACCGTCCGCTTCTTCCTGCTGGCGACTCACTACCGCAGCCCGATTGATTTCAGTCTGGAGCGGATCGCGGAAACAGGGAAAAGCCTCGACGGCTTTTTCCGTCTGTTCGAGACCTACGAACGGATCAGCGGCAAGAGTTTCTACAGCCTTGAAGCCCCTGAGAAGCGCTCCGGCACCACGCCATTGCCGGAAAGCGCCGGCGAATTGCAGCCGTTCTTCGACGAGTTGAAGTCGCTGCGGGATCGCTATCTCGAAGCGATGGACGACGACTTCAACACCGGCGGCGCCGTCGGCGTCCTGTTCGAACTCCGCCGCGTTCTCAACGCGTTCATCGGCGACCAGAAACTGGAGGCCCCCGGCGCCGACCCCGCAAAGATCGCCGCCCTGACCACCGGCTTGACGCTGCTGAAGGAACTGGCCGCCATTCTGGGCGTGTTCCGGCAGCCGCGCGAAACTGCCGGCAGCGGGGTGGACGACGCACTGCTCGACGGCCTGATGCAGCTCATCATCCAGATCCGGGCCGACGCCCGGAAGAACAAGAACTTCGCCGTCGCCGACCTGGTCCGCAACAAGCTCGCGGAACTGAAGATCACGCTGGAAGACCAGAAAGAGCGCACGCTCTGGCGTCGCGGGTAA
- a CDS encoding serine hydrolase, producing the protein MLLRMSAIALMFVACSSQLPSAEPEFDAAGLQRISERMTEFVHRGQISGAVTLIATPDRVVHLAAVGKTGPATDQAMQPDSLFRIASMTKTVTATGLMQLVEQGKLSVDDPVEKHISSFTGQKLKDGTPSRPVTIRDVLTHTAGLAQPGGKETEGLNLEQIVDLIGRKPLEFPPGSKWQYSSGLTVAGRLIEIASGESYAEYLQRHIFDPLEMKDTTFRLSPDQAGRLAVTCKPGEQPGTLAAVEIPDPTVERTPNPSGGLFSTAADMARFYQAILNGGQLGDVRLLPAARVQQMTQILTPGLVTGFTPGNGWGLGWCVLEKPQGVTRLLMPGTYGHGGAWGTQAWVDPQRKLIFILMIQRSGFGNSDASDVRDAFTEAALSAYHGVETTTAKFTEFHGYSRAVELTLGQPRARAVLCPQAGGRVLEYYVDGRRALYLDDEDRPRTDGKPASMSAGRFDFGPELTVPAHPEIWSGTWTAEITGPHSARLVSPHSPKAGVQVLRDFELHPPTLTGASRLSCRQTLVNVSDQPREYCHWGRSFSPGGGICLIPLQGTSRFPAKYAMYEDSAIINVRNTDEKIRERDGFLEILAPPRKPKLGFDSSAGWLAYLRPDNTLFVKRFPVDPDRVYNEAAGLTLSVWYPAGPRIELEPIGPREKLQPGDAASFTEDWWLLDHPFPAAGENIDLKRLREQVERQTAPAR; encoded by the coding sequence ATGCTGCTCCGAATGAGCGCGATCGCGCTGATGTTCGTCGCGTGTTCCAGCCAGTTGCCGTCTGCAGAACCGGAGTTCGACGCTGCAGGATTGCAGCGCATCTCCGAGCGGATGACCGAGTTCGTCCACCGCGGGCAGATCTCCGGCGCCGTGACGCTCATCGCCACGCCGGACCGGGTCGTGCACCTCGCAGCGGTCGGCAAGACCGGCCCCGCGACCGACCAGGCCATGCAGCCGGACTCGCTCTTCCGCATCGCGTCGATGACCAAAACCGTCACGGCGACGGGCCTCATGCAGCTCGTCGAACAGGGGAAGCTGAGCGTCGACGATCCGGTCGAGAAACACATTTCGTCCTTCACCGGACAGAAACTGAAGGATGGTACTCCGTCCCGCCCCGTCACCATTCGCGACGTCCTGACGCATACCGCCGGACTGGCCCAACCGGGCGGCAAGGAGACCGAAGGGCTCAACCTGGAACAGATCGTCGATCTGATCGGCCGGAAGCCGCTGGAGTTTCCCCCCGGCTCGAAGTGGCAATACAGCAGCGGCCTGACCGTCGCCGGCCGGCTGATCGAAATCGCCTCGGGCGAGAGCTATGCCGAGTACCTGCAACGGCACATCTTCGATCCGCTGGAAATGAAAGACACAACCTTCCGGCTGTCGCCCGATCAGGCGGGGCGACTGGCGGTCACCTGCAAACCCGGCGAACAGCCGGGAACTCTGGCCGCTGTTGAGATCCCGGACCCCACCGTCGAACGAACGCCCAATCCCTCCGGCGGATTGTTCTCGACCGCCGCCGACATGGCCCGCTTCTACCAGGCGATCCTGAATGGCGGGCAACTCGGCGACGTCCGACTGCTGCCGGCCGCACGCGTGCAGCAGATGACGCAGATTCTCACGCCCGGCCTCGTCACGGGCTTCACGCCCGGCAACGGCTGGGGACTGGGCTGGTGCGTGCTCGAAAAGCCGCAAGGGGTGACCCGACTGCTGATGCCGGGAACTTACGGCCACGGCGGCGCGTGGGGGACGCAGGCCTGGGTCGATCCGCAGCGCAAACTGATCTTCATCCTGATGATCCAGCGGTCCGGATTCGGCAACAGCGATGCGTCCGACGTGCGCGACGCATTCACAGAAGCCGCTCTGTCCGCATACCACGGCGTCGAAACTACAACGGCGAAGTTCACAGAATTCCACGGTTACTCTCGGGCTGTCGAACTGACGCTCGGCCAACCCCGTGCCCGCGCCGTGCTGTGTCCGCAGGCGGGTGGACGCGTGCTGGAGTATTACGTAGACGGACGGCGTGCCCTCTATCTCGACGACGAGGATCGTCCGCGGACCGACGGAAAACCGGCGTCGATGTCCGCCGGCCGGTTCGATTTCGGCCCCGAACTGACGGTCCCCGCGCATCCGGAAATCTGGTCCGGAACCTGGACCGCCGAGATCACCGGCCCGCACTCCGCCCGCCTCGTCAGCCCCCACAGCCCCAAAGCCGGGGTGCAGGTGCTGCGCGATTTTGAACTCCATCCCCCCACCCTGACCGGCGCCTCCCGACTCTCCTGCCGGCAGACGCTCGTCAACGTCTCCGATCAGCCGCGGGAATACTGCCACTGGGGCCGGTCGTTTTCCCCCGGCGGAGGCATCTGCCTGATTCCTCTGCAGGGGACCAGCCGCTTCCCCGCGAAGTATGCGATGTACGAAGACAGTGCGATCATCAACGTGCGGAACACCGACGAAAAGATTCGCGAGCGGGACGGCTTTCTGGAGATCCTCGCGCCGCCGCGTAAGCCAAAGCTCGGCTTCGATTCCTCGGCCGGCTGGCTGGCCTACCTGCGGCCCGACAACACGCTGTTCGTCAAACGCTTCCCGGTCGATCCCGATCGGGTTTACAACGAGGCGGCCGGCCTGACGTTATCGGTCTGGTATCCCGCCGGCCCGCGGATCGAACTGGAGCCAATCGGCCCGCGCGAGAAACTCCAGCCCGGCGACGCGGCTTCTTTCACCGAAGACTGGTGGCTGCTGGATCACCCGTTCCCGGCCGCTGGAGAGAACATTGATCTGAAGCGGCTGCGGGAACAGGTCGAGCGGCAGACGGCTCCGGCGCGCTGA
- a CDS encoding PD-(D/E)XK nuclease family protein, with product MAVSRVEILCGLPGTERSTVLARYAAVLESLRQQRSPGAALWLTPTRRAQREIVARLLTGSPSACVAPGIMTFDSFAETVLQASGQPASPISPVMKRTMLRHLIRRLAEQGRLPHFRGVAESSGFLDLVTSFISELKREEIWPDDFANALQGGRPRERDLALIFQEYQDALTQRQWYDSEGRFWLARTELENGRFGPFADLQQLVIAGFTDFTHTQYEIIEHLTGHCPDTLITLPLDRSADRSELFAKPAAALWRLQGQLCERDIQVTDSPEVDSRPAGLATVRRGLFSNPRHWKPAGDAQGLELVSVTGPDSEWTAVALRIKHLLATGVAPGQIVVGLRNVAADGPRWLEALQAAGLPVWCEAERPLSASPAVKALFGVLQLEIEHWPFQRVLDLLHSEFLGWPAMGALRTQAARRVGRALRRHRLHAGRDVMLRVLKRVAERPVDERNRAEYADAFGAFDILSKLSHALDPLRRAHPLDRWADALAEVVEQLRFFPPAEHKGAEILREAEQARQDWDLVQRILRNAAEAERELEPEPRKTALKDFLLEFRDLLSRETIGRSVEPAGVVRILDVDQVRHLDVPYLFLAGLTESTFPASRVDDCLLSDSDRTRLNESGLRLHQRSAHQQDEMFLFFETVACPTRQLTLSYPAVSSRGQPVFPSPYASALRTLFAPGVLTEAHEGRLDPTPTRSDALSPGDLRLLSVVEARAGNPGLLRWWADEPARQPTARNLLAAANVAAQRFQTQGFTPWEGRLSLPQNIQGLQGRFAASHQFSATELESYAECPFRFWLENVLDVAELPLPEEGTDHLGRGVMIHDVLARLLRENGMRLGDDLARQFVEYVEERLGRRIPETELQQALQRIEHLLMEEWAIAFAQQNTEYLEHVKASWEQLAEPLPPELAFGKLPREQDDPAAARQPLVLGKGADQTVVWGRIDRVDRGRAGDKDVFTVIDYKTGKRPTLKLDDLESGRGLQLPLYLLAVKRLGLAGPDAVPFQMGYWALKETGFSPGLRNRAKFGSLEQAVLDQLEATLDVVVPRLAAGIRSGRFVVENADEQCTGHCAYRTVCRVNQIRPLADLLGKRSRLPATAAPVDAESPA from the coding sequence GTGGCTGTGTCGCGCGTCGAGATCCTCTGCGGATTGCCCGGAACGGAGCGGTCGACGGTTCTGGCCCGATATGCCGCCGTGCTGGAATCGCTCCGCCAGCAGCGCTCGCCGGGAGCCGCGCTCTGGCTCACCCCGACCCGCCGGGCGCAGCGGGAAATCGTGGCCCGGCTCCTGACAGGCTCCCCCTCGGCCTGCGTCGCCCCCGGCATCATGACCTTCGATTCCTTCGCGGAGACCGTATTGCAGGCCTCCGGGCAGCCCGCCTCGCCGATTTCTCCCGTCATGAAGCGGACAATGCTGCGGCATCTGATCCGCCGACTGGCAGAGCAGGGGAGACTGCCGCACTTTCGCGGCGTCGCCGAGTCCTCGGGATTTCTCGACTTGGTGACGTCGTTCATTTCCGAACTCAAGCGGGAAGAAATCTGGCCGGACGATTTTGCGAACGCATTGCAGGGGGGCCGACCACGAGAACGGGACCTGGCGCTGATCTTCCAGGAGTACCAGGACGCGCTGACGCAGCGACAGTGGTACGACTCCGAAGGACGTTTCTGGCTCGCCCGGACCGAACTGGAGAACGGGCGGTTCGGACCCTTCGCCGATCTGCAGCAGTTGGTGATCGCCGGCTTCACCGACTTCACCCATACGCAGTACGAAATCATCGAACATCTGACCGGACACTGCCCGGACACATTGATCACGCTGCCACTCGACCGGTCGGCGGACCGGTCCGAACTCTTCGCCAAACCGGCGGCGGCTCTCTGGCGCCTGCAGGGGCAGCTTTGCGAACGAGACATCCAGGTCACGGACAGTCCCGAAGTCGACTCCCGACCGGCCGGCCTGGCGACCGTTCGTCGAGGGCTGTTCAGCAATCCTCGACACTGGAAACCAGCAGGGGACGCGCAAGGCCTGGAACTGGTCTCGGTGACCGGACCGGACAGCGAATGGACTGCCGTCGCGCTCAGGATCAAGCATCTGCTGGCGACCGGCGTCGCCCCCGGTCAGATCGTCGTCGGCCTGCGAAACGTCGCCGCCGATGGTCCCCGCTGGCTGGAAGCATTGCAGGCCGCCGGGCTGCCGGTCTGGTGCGAAGCCGAACGCCCCCTTTCGGCGAGTCCTGCCGTCAAAGCGCTGTTCGGCGTTCTGCAACTGGAGATCGAGCACTGGCCGTTTCAACGCGTTCTCGACCTGCTGCACAGCGAATTCCTGGGCTGGCCGGCGATGGGAGCGCTCCGGACGCAAGCTGCCCGTCGGGTCGGACGCGCCCTCAGGCGCCATCGCCTGCATGCCGGACGCGATGTCATGCTCCGCGTCCTGAAGCGAGTCGCCGAACGGCCGGTCGATGAGCGCAATCGCGCGGAATATGCCGACGCGTTCGGCGCCTTCGACATCCTGTCCAAGTTGTCTCACGCCCTCGATCCATTGCGTCGGGCTCATCCTCTCGACCGCTGGGCCGATGCACTCGCCGAAGTGGTCGAACAATTGCGGTTCTTCCCTCCCGCGGAACACAAAGGCGCGGAGATTCTTCGCGAAGCGGAACAGGCCCGCCAGGACTGGGACCTCGTGCAGCGGATTCTCCGGAACGCAGCGGAAGCCGAACGGGAACTGGAACCAGAACCCCGCAAGACTGCATTGAAGGATTTTCTGCTCGAATTCCGCGACCTGCTGTCGCGAGAAACGATCGGCAGATCGGTTGAACCTGCCGGAGTCGTCCGCATTCTCGATGTGGACCAGGTCCGCCACCTCGACGTGCCGTATCTGTTCCTGGCGGGGCTCACCGAAAGCACCTTCCCGGCGTCCCGCGTCGACGACTGCCTGTTGAGCGACAGCGACCGGACTCGCCTGAACGAATCCGGTCTCCGGCTGCACCAGCGGTCCGCCCATCAGCAGGATGAAATGTTTCTGTTCTTCGAGACTGTCGCCTGCCCGACGCGGCAATTGACTCTCTCCTATCCCGCCGTCAGCAGCCGCGGCCAGCCGGTCTTTCCCAGTCCGTATGCATCGGCCTTGCGGACGCTGTTTGCGCCAGGCGTTCTCACTGAGGCTCACGAAGGCCGGCTGGATCCCACGCCGACCAGATCCGACGCGCTCAGTCCTGGTGACCTGCGGCTGCTGAGCGTTGTGGAAGCCCGAGCCGGGAATCCGGGACTGCTCCGCTGGTGGGCCGATGAACCTGCCCGACAGCCGACGGCCCGAAACCTCCTGGCGGCTGCCAACGTCGCGGCCCAGCGATTTCAGACCCAGGGTTTCACCCCCTGGGAAGGTCGGCTGTCGCTGCCGCAGAATATTCAGGGGCTCCAGGGCCGGTTCGCGGCCTCGCACCAGTTCAGCGCCACGGAACTCGAATCCTACGCCGAGTGCCCGTTCCGATTCTGGCTGGAAAACGTGCTGGACGTTGCCGAATTGCCGCTGCCGGAGGAAGGGACCGACCACCTGGGACGGGGCGTGATGATTCACGACGTCCTCGCGCGGCTGCTCCGCGAGAATGGCATGCGGCTCGGCGACGATCTGGCCCGGCAGTTTGTCGAGTACGTCGAAGAGCGGCTCGGTCGCCGGATCCCGGAGACCGAACTGCAGCAGGCATTGCAGCGCATCGAACACCTGCTCATGGAGGAATGGGCGATCGCCTTCGCTCAGCAGAACACCGAGTACCTGGAGCATGTGAAAGCCTCCTGGGAGCAGCTCGCCGAGCCGCTGCCGCCGGAACTGGCCTTCGGAAAACTGCCCCGCGAGCAGGATGATCCCGCCGCCGCCCGTCAGCCGCTGGTGCTGGGGAAAGGGGCTGACCAGACCGTCGTCTGGGGCCGTATCGACCGAGTCGACCGCGGCCGCGCCGGGGACAAAGACGTTTTTACGGTCATCGACTACAAAACGGGCAAGCGGCCCACGCTGAAACTCGACGATCTGGAATCCGGACGTGGGCTGCAGCTCCCGCTCTATCTGCTGGCGGTGAAACGCCTTGGCCTGGCCGGCCCGGACGCCGTCCCGTTCCAGATGGGCTACTGGGCGTTGAAGGAGACGGGGTTTTCGCCCGGACTTCGCAACAGGGCGAAGTTCGGGTCGCTGGAGCAGGCCGTGCTGGATCAGTTGGAAGCCACTCTCGACGTGGTCGTTCCGCGACTGGCCGCGGGAATTCGCTCGGGGCGGTTTGTCGTCGAAAATGCCGACGAGCAATGCACCGGACACTGCGCATACCGGACCGTCTGCCGTGTCAATCAGATCCGTCCCCTCGCCGACCTGCTCGGAAAACGGAGCCGCCTGCCAGCAACGGCCGCGCCGGTCGATGCGGAGTCGCCCGCATGA
- the ruvC gene encoding crossover junction endodeoxyribonuclease RuvC: MTIPYRILGIDPGLNRTGYAVIERGGRGPLLRDGGVISSTKGKTLAERVHEIACGLREVLEEWRPAEAAIEQVFSHSQYPKTAVLMAHARGGILLTAMDAGLPVVHYSATQIKRLLTGSGRASKEQIQRAIQQEFKLDRILEPNDVADACAIALCHFYSAQLRRLGRDAV; this comes from the coding sequence ATGACCATCCCCTATCGCATCCTCGGCATCGACCCCGGTCTCAATCGGACCGGGTATGCTGTGATCGAGCGGGGAGGGCGGGGGCCGCTGCTGCGGGACGGAGGCGTGATCAGTTCGACCAAGGGGAAGACGCTCGCCGAACGCGTTCACGAGATCGCCTGCGGGCTGCGCGAAGTTCTCGAAGAGTGGCGGCCGGCGGAGGCGGCCATCGAACAGGTCTTCTCCCACAGTCAGTACCCGAAGACCGCCGTCCTGATGGCCCACGCCCGCGGCGGGATTCTGCTGACCGCCATGGACGCCGGACTCCCCGTAGTCCACTACTCCGCCACCCAGATCAAGCGCCTGCTGACCGGCAGCGGGCGAGCCTCCAAGGAACAGATCCAGCGCGCCATCCAGCAGGAGTTCAAACTGGATCGCATCCTGGAGCCGAACGACGTCGCCGATGCCTGCGCCATCGCCCTCTGCCATTTCTACAGCGCTCAGCTCCGCAGACTGGGACGCGATGCGGTTTAA